One genomic segment of Bacteroidota bacterium includes these proteins:
- a CDS encoding RDD family protein — MTDEYPGILKRVKAYVADWVVILLLMIIAYLIFSQFNNVADSVRIIVFLFIFLIYDPLFTSLFGGTIGHLLNGIRVKRAVDEERNIIFPLALIRFIFKTLLGWLSMITVNGNAKQKAIHDIIVRSVVICKHEK; from the coding sequence ATGACTGACGAATATCCAGGGATTTTAAAAAGAGTGAAAGCTTATGTTGCTGATTGGGTAGTCATTCTCCTATTGATGATTATTGCTTATCTCATTTTTTCACAATTTAATAATGTAGCTGATAGCGTAAGGATTATTGTATTTCTTTTCATTTTTCTTATTTACGATCCCCTTTTTACCAGCCTGTTTGGAGGAACAATTGGTCATTTACTAAATGGTATTCGGGTAAAACGAGCAGTTGATGAAGAACGAAACATTATTTTCCCATTGGCATTAATTCGCTTTATTTTTAAAACACTATTGGGTTGGTTGTCCATGATCACTGTGAATGGGAATGCTAAGCAGAAAGCTATTCACGACATAATTGTTCGATCTGTAGTTATTTGTAAGCATGAAAAATAG
- the arfB gene encoding aminoacyl-tRNA hydrolase, producing the protein MNIENRNFESEFQLTASRSSGPGGQHVNKVNTRIELRFSIHKSALLSPEEKELVLHKLKNRINSEGELILTSQSERSQLNNKAKVIQKFYELIGKALSKPKIRKASKPSKRVIEKRLLAKRKQGEKKQNRTLPPSD; encoded by the coding sequence ATGAATATTGAAAACAGAAATTTTGAAAGCGAATTTCAACTGACTGCCTCACGTAGCAGTGGCCCAGGTGGGCAGCATGTCAATAAAGTCAACACACGAATTGAATTACGTTTTTCTATTCATAAGTCAGCCCTGCTCAGCCCTGAGGAAAAGGAGTTGGTATTGCATAAATTGAAAAATAGAATTAACAGCGAGGGTGAGTTGATTTTAACTTCACAATCTGAGCGATCTCAACTAAATAACAAGGCAAAGGTTATTCAAAAGTTTTATGAGCTAATTGGTAAAGCACTCAGCAAACCCAAAATAAGAAAAGCAAGCAAGCCCTCAAAAAGAGTTATTGAAAAGCGTTTGTTGGCTAAGCGTAAACAAGGGGAGAAGAAACAGAATAGAACACTACCTCCCAGTGATTAA
- a CDS encoding type II toxin-antitoxin system PemK/MazF family toxin translates to MDLKQYEIVLVNLDPTIGSEIKKTRPCVIISPNEMNKYLRSIVVAPMTTKSHKYPTRIEVKHDNKIGWVVIDQIRTIDKQRIIRVLGRLSTPEIKEVKSILKETYID, encoded by the coding sequence ATGGATTTAAAACAATATGAAATAGTATTGGTCAATCTGGATCCAACTATTGGGAGTGAAATAAAAAAGACACGACCTTGTGTGATAATTTCTCCAAATGAAATGAATAAATACTTAAGGTCAATAGTTGTAGCACCCATGACAACTAAGTCTCATAAATATCCGACAAGAATAGAAGTTAAACATGATAATAAAATAGGGTGGGTGGTAATCGATCAAATCAGAACAATTGATAAGCAAAGGATTATCAGGGTATTAGGAAGATTATCTACACCAGAGATAAAAGAGGTTAAATCCATTCTCAAAGAAACCTATATTGATTGA
- a CDS encoding AbrB/MazE/SpoVT family DNA-binding domain-containing protein, translated as MELSIIKIGNSKGFRLSKNILEKYNIKDKVELILEKGYFIIRPISQPRKNWEKQFKKMNENGEDQLLFNDVFEDENLEEWI; from the coding sequence ATGGAACTTTCAATAATCAAAATAGGAAACTCAAAAGGATTCAGATTGAGTAAAAACATACTTGAAAAATATAATATTAAGGATAAAGTTGAGCTTATATTGGAAAAAGGATATTTCATCATCCGACCAATCTCTCAACCACGAAAAAATTGGGAGAAGCAATTCAAAAAGATGAATGAAAATGGAGAAGATCAATTGCTATTTAATGACGTTTTTGAAGATGAAAACTTAGAAGAATGGATTTAA
- a CDS encoding mechanosensitive ion channel, with protein MEQIIKNLENLLGSFVIVLVLVVLLVLNFWIFKKVKSTKLNGNILKNSITTFILFVGILIFILSFPIDKTLKGQILSFLAIIVSAGIALSSTTVLGNLIAGIMNNSMNRFRNGDLIKIGDLQGRVTIKSIFHTEIQLEDSNFITIPNLYIATNPVKLTRKTDTVISTSVSLGYDIPRTEIEESLKGAAVTTGLTDPYVYITKLGDYSVLYKIHGFLDDSSKYFSTMSLLNANVMDELHNRKIEIVSPSFMNQRNSNEKAFIPKEILKNENLTLEQLPEDLVFDEAIKSEEIEKKKDQLEELNKQQELLSEKMKNLKKEDEIDKNELSIKNIDKLKAKVEKSIEDNNEKENLRN; from the coding sequence AGAACCTTTTAGGTTCATTTGTTATAGTACTGGTTTTAGTCGTCCTATTAGTTTTAAATTTTTGGATATTTAAAAAAGTAAAATCCACCAAATTAAATGGAAACATTTTGAAAAACAGTATAACCACTTTTATATTGTTTGTTGGCATACTTATTTTTATTTTATCCTTTCCAATTGATAAAACCTTAAAGGGTCAAATCTTAAGTTTCCTCGCAATAATTGTAAGTGCCGGTATTGCATTAAGCTCAACTACTGTTTTAGGAAATCTTATTGCTGGAATTATGAATAACTCGATGAACCGTTTTAGGAATGGCGACCTTATTAAAATTGGAGATTTACAAGGCAGGGTTACAATAAAGAGTATTTTTCATACTGAGATTCAGCTGGAAGACAGCAATTTTATTACTATTCCTAATTTATATATTGCAACAAATCCAGTTAAGTTAACGCGTAAAACTGATACTGTAATTTCTACTTCTGTTTCATTAGGCTATGACATACCACGAACTGAAATTGAAGAATCGTTGAAAGGGGCAGCTGTTACAACGGGCTTGACAGATCCTTATGTTTATATTACCAAGCTGGGTGATTATTCTGTGTTATATAAAATTCACGGCTTTCTGGACGATAGCAGTAAATATTTTAGCACCATGTCATTATTGAATGCGAATGTGATGGATGAGCTTCACAATAGAAAAATTGAGATCGTTTCACCATCTTTTATGAATCAAAGAAATTCGAATGAAAAGGCTTTTATCCCAAAAGAGATTCTTAAAAATGAAAATTTAACTCTCGAACAATTACCTGAAGATTTAGTTTTTGATGAAGCAATCAAATCAGAGGAAATTGAAAAAAAGAAAGATCAGCTCGAGGAATTGAATAAACAACAAGAATTGCTTAGCGAGAAAATGAAAAACTTAAAAAAAGAGGATGAAATTGATAAAAATGAATTATCCATTAAAAACATTGATAAACTAAAAGCGAAAGTTGAAAAAAGTATAGAAGATAATAATGAAAAGGAAAATTTACGTAATTAA